Proteins co-encoded in one Treponema sp. Marseille-Q3903 genomic window:
- a CDS encoding glycoside hydrolase family 3 C-terminal domain-containing protein, producing the protein MKILDWKKYEEMAEKAIAEGCVLLENKGNVLPLLKGEKVSIFGRIQDSYYKSGTGSGGMVNITKVWSIPEGLESRGGVVINKKLRKIYADWEKNHPFDAGIGWGQEPWNQEEMPLTQELVEEASAESDVAIVIIGRTAGEDRDNLYKEGSYLLTKAEEDMMKKVRTAFKKMVVLLNVGNIIDMSFVTKYKPEAVMYVWQGGMQGGLGTADILTGKISPSGKLTDTIANKIEDYPSDKNFGGNDGNVYQEDIFVGYRYFETFAKDKVMYPFGFGLSYTSFDISAAKSSNDEKNQVFKVSVNVKNTGAVSGKEVVQVYVQSPNGKLGKASRVLVDFEKTKNLCAGESETLDFTVLYKTFASYDDGAECSTGNKYSWILEAGEYKVFAGSDVRSATEIFKFNLEKLIVIKKCEQVLAAVTDFERWHNENGKITMEKAPKRIKSMKVRRASELPQEIKQTDTNYKLSDVVHGNVSLEQFTAQLSDEDLSCIIRGEGMGSSLVTPGTASAYGGVSPHLKEMGIATVCSDDGPSGMRLDSGIKAFSLPNGTLLASTFNRKLVKELYTFTGMEMCSKKVDNLLGPGMNIHRHPLNGRNFEYFSEDPYITGQIGSAMIKGLQSQGVTGTMKHFCANNQETRRNFFNAEVSERALREIYLKGFEIAVENGADSVMSTYGKVNGIWTAGNYDLDTVVLRKEWGFTGIEMTDWWANINDEDNLEPNKHNFAAMTRAQNDIYMCCSSAKENPEGDNTLESLKDGSLTLGELQRNAMNILRHVMKTYAMKRLMGTEEKVQIINRPKDPDEINVDNLEFTEIKKDKEYKFDLTYQESKAFSNFAFGFEVKDVGTYEITLTGSSEMGVLAQIPVTIFLQGTPATSFTFNGTDGKDVALTKNMIFPARVCVSRINVGANGLKLKELKMKYISDKMTV; encoded by the coding sequence ATGAAAATTTTAGATTGGAAAAAATATGAAGAAATGGCAGAAAAGGCAATCGCTGAGGGCTGCGTGCTTCTTGAAAATAAAGGCAATGTTCTTCCTCTTTTAAAAGGCGAGAAAGTTTCGATTTTCGGGCGCATTCAAGATTCTTACTATAAAAGTGGAACCGGTTCAGGAGGAATGGTAAACATCACAAAAGTCTGGAGCATTCCTGAAGGACTCGAATCAAGAGGCGGCGTTGTTATCAATAAAAAACTTCGCAAAATATATGCAGACTGGGAAAAAAATCATCCGTTTGACGCGGGGATAGGCTGGGGACAGGAGCCTTGGAATCAGGAAGAGATGCCTTTAACACAAGAACTCGTTGAAGAAGCGTCAGCTGAAAGCGATGTTGCAATTGTGATTATAGGACGAACGGCTGGTGAAGACAGAGATAATTTATACAAAGAAGGCTCATACCTTTTGACAAAAGCCGAAGAAGATATGATGAAGAAAGTTCGAACCGCTTTTAAAAAAATGGTAGTGCTTTTGAATGTCGGCAACATAATCGACATGAGTTTTGTCACAAAGTATAAACCGGAAGCTGTTATGTATGTTTGGCAAGGAGGCATGCAGGGAGGGCTTGGAACTGCAGATATTCTCACGGGGAAAATCTCTCCATCGGGAAAATTGACAGACACAATTGCAAACAAAATTGAAGATTACCCATCAGATAAGAATTTTGGCGGGAATGACGGAAACGTTTATCAAGAAGATATTTTTGTAGGCTATCGATATTTTGAAACATTCGCAAAAGATAAAGTTATGTATCCATTTGGTTTTGGACTTTCTTACACGAGTTTTGATATCTCAGCCGCCAAATCTTCTAACGATGAAAAAAATCAGGTTTTTAAAGTCAGCGTAAACGTCAAAAATACAGGAGCGGTATCAGGAAAAGAAGTTGTTCAGGTTTATGTTCAATCTCCGAATGGGAAACTTGGAAAAGCAAGCCGTGTTCTCGTAGACTTTGAAAAAACGAAAAACCTTTGTGCAGGAGAATCTGAGACTCTCGATTTTACAGTTTTATACAAAACGTTTGCTTCTTATGATGATGGAGCGGAGTGTTCAACAGGAAATAAATACTCATGGATTTTAGAGGCAGGCGAATACAAAGTGTTTGCAGGGTCAGATGTCCGCTCTGCAACGGAAATTTTCAAATTCAATTTGGAAAAACTCATTGTGATAAAAAAATGCGAACAAGTTTTGGCAGCCGTTACAGATTTTGAACGATGGCACAACGAAAACGGCAAAATCACGATGGAAAAAGCGCCGAAGAGGATTAAATCGATGAAAGTTCGCCGTGCCTCAGAACTTCCTCAAGAGATAAAACAGACAGACACAAATTATAAACTTTCAGATGTTGTTCATGGCAATGTCAGTCTAGAACAGTTTACCGCTCAGCTTTCCGATGAAGATTTAAGCTGCATCATCCGTGGCGAAGGAATGGGTTCCAGTCTGGTGACTCCGGGAACTGCATCTGCTTATGGAGGAGTTTCTCCGCATCTAAAAGAGATGGGAATTGCGACTGTTTGCTCAGACGACGGACCTTCTGGGATGAGACTTGACAGCGGAATAAAAGCATTCTCTTTGCCAAATGGGACTTTGCTCGCGAGCACATTCAACCGCAAGCTTGTAAAAGAGCTGTATACTTTTACAGGAATGGAGATGTGTTCAAAAAAAGTTGACAATCTTTTGGGACCGGGAATGAATATTCACCGTCATCCGCTGAACGGGCGCAACTTTGAATATTTCTCAGAAGATCCTTATATTACAGGTCAAATTGGCTCTGCAATGATAAAAGGACTTCAGTCTCAAGGCGTTACCGGAACGATGAAGCATTTTTGCGCAAACAATCAGGAGACTCGGCGGAATTTTTTCAATGCGGAAGTCTCAGAGCGTGCACTCCGCGAAATCTATCTCAAAGGGTTTGAAATTGCAGTCGAAAACGGAGCTGATTCTGTCATGTCTACTTATGGAAAAGTCAACGGAATTTGGACAGCGGGAAACTATGACCTTGATACGGTTGTCTTGAGAAAAGAATGGGGGTTCACCGGAATTGAGATGACAGACTGGTGGGCAAACATCAACGATGAAGACAACCTTGAACCTAATAAACACAATTTTGCCGCAATGACTAGAGCCCAAAACGATATTTACATGTGTTGTTCGTCTGCTAAAGAAAATCCTGAGGGAGACAACACTCTCGAATCTTTGAAAGACGGGAGCCTTACGCTCGGTGAATTACAGCGAAATGCAATGAATATTTTGCGCCACGTGATGAAAACATACGCTATGAAACGACTTATGGGAACAGAAGAAAAAGTTCAAATCATAAATCGTCCGAAAGACCCTGATGAAATAAATGTAGACAACCTTGAGTTTACGGAAATCAAAAAAGATAAAGAATATAAATTTGATCTTACGTATCAGGAAAGTAAAGCTTTTTCTAACTTTGCGTTCGGGTTTGAAGTAAAAGATGTCGGGACATACGAAATCACTTTGACGGGAAGCTCGGAGATGGGAGTACTTGCTCAGATTCCTGTCACGATATTTTTGCAGGGAACTCCCGCAACAAGTTTTACATTCAACGGAACAGATGGGAAAGATGTTGCTCTCACAAAAAACATGATTTTTCCGGCAAGAGTTTGTGTGAGCAGAATAAACGTCGGCGCAAACGGATTAAAGCTCAAGGAATTGAAGATGAAATATATTAGTGATAAAATGACCGTATGA
- a CDS encoding sugar MFS transporter: protein MISLLLPIIYIAFISLGLPDALLGSAWPIMGPELKVPLSYAGIVSMIIAGCTIVSSLNSDRLNRRFGTGLVTTISVATTAVALLGFSFSSNFVAICIWAIPYGLGAGAVDSALNNFVALHYKSRHMSWLHCFWGVGASTGPYVMGFFLTKAVGWRGGYRAISIIQIALTFVLIATLPLWKKQVDATKKFYSDSGEDVIPVKHTLSSIFKIRGVPLILFSFFGYCAMESSTGLWASSYLVKYRGIEPEIAARFSSLFYLGITGGRFLNGFVANRAGDRNMIRVGIFTAIVGIVMVALPLKIDFIALAGLIVIGLGCAPIYPSIIHATPSNFGRENSQAIVGVQMASAYTGSTFMPPIFGVIASHTGLGLYPFFLMCFAVIILLGTESLNKMKKKR, encoded by the coding sequence ATGATTTCACTTTTATTGCCGATAATCTACATCGCTTTTATCAGCCTCGGATTGCCGGATGCATTGCTCGGGTCGGCATGGCCGATTATGGGGCCTGAATTAAAAGTTCCTCTTTCGTATGCAGGAATTGTAAGTATGATAATCGCCGGGTGCACGATTGTTTCAAGTTTGAACAGTGACCGCTTAAACCGCAGATTCGGGACTGGACTTGTAACTACGATTTCTGTTGCCACAACGGCAGTCGCCTTGTTGGGATTTTCTTTTTCATCAAATTTTGTCGCTATATGTATATGGGCGATTCCGTATGGGCTTGGGGCCGGTGCTGTAGATTCCGCATTGAACAACTTTGTCGCTCTGCATTATAAATCACGTCACATGAGCTGGCTTCATTGTTTTTGGGGAGTAGGGGCGTCGACCGGTCCTTATGTAATGGGCTTTTTCCTTACAAAAGCTGTCGGCTGGAGAGGTGGGTACAGAGCTATCTCAATTATTCAGATTGCACTCACTTTTGTTTTAATTGCAACGCTTCCTCTTTGGAAAAAACAAGTCGACGCCACGAAAAAGTTTTATTCGGATTCAGGGGAAGATGTGATTCCCGTAAAACATACTCTCTCATCTATTTTTAAAATTCGTGGAGTCCCGCTTATCCTGTTTTCATTTTTCGGTTATTGTGCGATGGAAAGTTCAACAGGTCTGTGGGCAAGCTCGTATCTTGTAAAATATCGTGGAATTGAACCTGAAATTGCCGCACGTTTTTCATCTTTATTTTATCTTGGAATTACAGGCGGACGTTTTCTAAATGGATTTGTTGCAAACAGAGCCGGTGACCGCAACATGATTCGCGTTGGAATTTTTACGGCAATTGTAGGAATCGTAATGGTTGCGCTTCCTCTTAAAATTGATTTTATTGCGCTTGCCGGGCTGATTGTCATCGGTTTAGGCTGCGCCCCAATTTACCCAAGCATAATTCATGCAACACCTTCAAACTTCGGACGGGAGAATTCTCAAGCGATTGTAGGCGTTCAGATGGCGAGTGCTTATACTGGTTCAACATTTATGCCTCCGATTTTTGGAGTGATTGCGTCACACACGGGGCTAGGGCTCTATCCGTTTTTTCTGATGTGTTTTGCGGTGATAATTTTGTTGGGAACGGAATCTTTGAATAAAATGAAAAAGAAACGCTAA